A genomic stretch from Neomonachus schauinslandi chromosome 16, ASM220157v2, whole genome shotgun sequence includes:
- the SIAH1 gene encoding E3 ubiquitin-protein ligase SIAH1 isoform X1, translating to MTGKSPLPFLYSWRGVLLTCLPAAGTRKRKEMSRQTATALPTGTSKCTPSQRVPALTGTTASNNDLASLFECPVCFDYVLPPILQCQSGHLVCSNCRPKLTCCPTCRGPLGSIRNLAMEKVANSVLFPCKYASSGCEITLPHTEKADHEELCEFRPYSCPCPGASCKWQGSLDAVMPHLMHQHKSITTLQGEDIVFLATDINLPGAVDWVMMQSCFGFHFMLVLEKQEKYDGHQQFFAIVQLIGTRKQAENFAYRLELNGHRRRLTWEATPRSIHEGIATAIMNSDCLVFDTSIAQLFAENGNLGINVTISMC from the exons ATGACCGGGAAGTCTCCCTTACCTTTTCTGTACTCCTGGAGGGGCGTCTTGCTCACATGTTTACCAGCAGCTGggacaaggaagagaaaag AAATGAGCCGCCAGACTGCAACAGCATTACCTACTGGAACCTCGAAGTGCACACCGTCCCAGAGGGTGCCCGCCCTGACTGGCACAACTGCATCCAACAATGACTTGGCGAGTCTTTTTGAGTGTCCGGTCTGCTTTGACTATGTGTTACCGCCCATTCTTCAGTGTCAGAGTGGCCATCTTGTTTGTAGCAACTGTCGCCCGAAGCTCACATGTTGTCCGACCTGCCGGGGCCCTCTGGGATCCATTCGCAACTTGGCTATGGAGAAAGTGGCCAATTCCGTACTCTTCCCTTGTAAATATGCCTCTTCTGGATGTGAAATAACTTTGCCACACACAGAAAAAGCAGACCACGAAGAGCTCTGTGAGTTTAGGCCTTATTCGTGTCCGTGCCCTGGTGCTTCCTGTAAATGGCAAGGCTCTCTGGATGCTGTCATGCCCCATCTGATGCATCAGCATAAGTCCATTACGACCCTACAGGGAGAGGATATAGTTTTCCTTGCTACAGACATTAATCTTCCTGGTGCTGTTGACTGGGTGATGATGCAGTCCTGTTTTGGCTTTCACTTCATGTTAGTCTTGGAGAAACAGGAAAAGTACGATGGTCACCAGCAGTTCTTTGCAATTGTACAGCTGATAGGAACACGCAAGCAAGCCGAAAATTTTGCTTATCGACTTGAGCTAAATGGTCATAGGCGGCGATTGACTTGGGAAGCGACTCCACGCTCTATTCATGAGGGAATTGCCACAGCCATTATGAATAGTGACTGCCTAGTCTTTGACACCAGCATTGCACAGCTTTTTGCAGAAAATGGCAATTTAGGCATCAATGTAACTATTTCCATGTGTTGA
- the SIAH1 gene encoding E3 ubiquitin-protein ligase SIAH1 isoform X2, translated as MSRQTATALPTGTSKCTPSQRVPALTGTTASNNDLASLFECPVCFDYVLPPILQCQSGHLVCSNCRPKLTCCPTCRGPLGSIRNLAMEKVANSVLFPCKYASSGCEITLPHTEKADHEELCEFRPYSCPCPGASCKWQGSLDAVMPHLMHQHKSITTLQGEDIVFLATDINLPGAVDWVMMQSCFGFHFMLVLEKQEKYDGHQQFFAIVQLIGTRKQAENFAYRLELNGHRRRLTWEATPRSIHEGIATAIMNSDCLVFDTSIAQLFAENGNLGINVTISMC; from the coding sequence ATGAGCCGCCAGACTGCAACAGCATTACCTACTGGAACCTCGAAGTGCACACCGTCCCAGAGGGTGCCCGCCCTGACTGGCACAACTGCATCCAACAATGACTTGGCGAGTCTTTTTGAGTGTCCGGTCTGCTTTGACTATGTGTTACCGCCCATTCTTCAGTGTCAGAGTGGCCATCTTGTTTGTAGCAACTGTCGCCCGAAGCTCACATGTTGTCCGACCTGCCGGGGCCCTCTGGGATCCATTCGCAACTTGGCTATGGAGAAAGTGGCCAATTCCGTACTCTTCCCTTGTAAATATGCCTCTTCTGGATGTGAAATAACTTTGCCACACACAGAAAAAGCAGACCACGAAGAGCTCTGTGAGTTTAGGCCTTATTCGTGTCCGTGCCCTGGTGCTTCCTGTAAATGGCAAGGCTCTCTGGATGCTGTCATGCCCCATCTGATGCATCAGCATAAGTCCATTACGACCCTACAGGGAGAGGATATAGTTTTCCTTGCTACAGACATTAATCTTCCTGGTGCTGTTGACTGGGTGATGATGCAGTCCTGTTTTGGCTTTCACTTCATGTTAGTCTTGGAGAAACAGGAAAAGTACGATGGTCACCAGCAGTTCTTTGCAATTGTACAGCTGATAGGAACACGCAAGCAAGCCGAAAATTTTGCTTATCGACTTGAGCTAAATGGTCATAGGCGGCGATTGACTTGGGAAGCGACTCCACGCTCTATTCATGAGGGAATTGCCACAGCCATTATGAATAGTGACTGCCTAGTCTTTGACACCAGCATTGCACAGCTTTTTGCAGAAAATGGCAATTTAGGCATCAATGTAACTATTTCCATGTGTTGA